The window ATGATTGAAAGGCTTAGCATTTCTATCCTCTGTTGTAGTGCTGATGAGTGAGACCAAAGACTACTCGCTTAGCTTGGACAATCTGTGGAACCCTAAACCTTCTTCAGTATAAAACCTGGAGTATTTCTGATTGTGTCAGTTTACTTGCAATGCTTGATCAAATCAGCTGCAGGATTTTGCTTTTGTTAGCTGACTATTTTTATTCAtgacaaaaaggttttttttacttttattcttATTCATTTGcgaattcaaaatattttattatgttgtGCTTAACTACTATTGCCACAAGTAGTGACTGCTACTGTAGTGTAAGTGGTTGCTACAGTCACAATTGCATCAAGCTTGTAACTACTGGCCAGTAATCATGGCATGTGCGCAATAGGGCAATTCCATTCACATATATGATTGTAAATTTTGGAAGttatttacaatattttgtcATTCTGGTATTTTATGCCAATGCTTAAAACAAACCGAGTCATTTTAACTATTCCTAATTGGAGTTATCAGCTTTCGATTTTAGTATTTATGCTTTGGTGCTTGTCAATTTGCAGCGCTGTAAAAGCTGCCGTTGTCTTAAGTATTGCAGCAGTGCATATTCTATATTATGCATAATTGTTATAGCTTTCTCTGTATATGGTGTTCAAGGCAAAACTGCTCAGTCTATAAGAATTGGCTTGCCTCGCGTTTCACTTTATTCATTgatatatctttaacaatacaATGTAAAAAATTATGATATACACTCACAACAAATCAAAAGTATTGTTTTAACAATCACGAGTTTTCCAGTGAAATGTTTGCAAGTAATATATTAAAGAATCTAAGTAGGTTTGACAACTCTGTTAGCGCATACTTTTGAAGGCGCATCTGCCCAAATACACGATACGAATTTAATCTATCTGGAAGATAGATTAACTATCCTTTAACTATGAAGGATCGTTAAAGGATTCATTCCTTTAACGATGAAGAAAGAGCACTCTAGCAatcatacatataatacatgtatgtgagtaCTAAGATGACTTGGCGACATACCTCTACGTGTTCGCAACACTGTTCAATTACGATCATTCTCTTGTGTACCAAGTAAatcattattgttttttttgttgacAAAATGCAAAAGAGCAGACATTCACTTTGTGCATGGAGAGTTGAATTACAAAGTCGATAATGTTGTGCAGTACAGCTTCAAAATAAATGATAAGGATGAGAAAATTTGAGAAGTGCTGACGGTCTATCCCTTTAAAAATTATggcaaaaaaacatttcaactgtCATAACTAAGAATTCAAATGAATGGTCTAATCACTAACCAAACCAatgcattttaaaatgaattggTTATCACCCATTTTTATAAGCTGGTCACTTATACGTTTGGCTGTAACTTTATGCTGTTTGTTTTCATATAATGCTGAGGTACAGTCAATGGTTATGCATctgtataaaatgtatatatctatatacatgtatatatatatatatctcaaagtttgtgtgtgtttcGGTTTgtccatctatagctattaaaatttaagaATGAAATATCCGTTTTATGCTGGACTTGATCTCAGAACGTGCAGCTCCTCAGgcaaatattttaccaattaGGCTACTCGAGATTGATGTTTGGTCGATATATGTGGCTATGTGGGTGGAAATACACATATCCTAccgctcttattagtaagtttactaataagTTTACCAACTAGCTTATTCAAATTAgttattggcaatgtgccagtctaatggcaagtggcaagcaactacattacctgtcactgtttataagctgagttttaATTCCCGTGCAACACCAAGCATtctacaagtacatgtataaaaaccCAGCAACTTGAGAGAAATGTTCTCAGCAAAACAATTAAATGTCACAATAATTAATGTTGACAATAAAGTAGCACATTTGTGTTTGTCCCACAGTAAAGGAAATGCTTGTTCAAATTCTCATCATCAATTTACTCGGAGTTTGTTCCATATACAATTTTACACAGTTGTCCTAAGACAATAAAAATGACTTTCTAAATTAAGCAACTGAGGTGCATTAGCGTTACAATGATTCAGTAGAAAAAGTCATAGAGGCTTCAAATTGTATTGACTGGTGTTTTGCTTTTATGCTGATAGCATGAGTAATAGTCAGTGGGGCATTTCTGTGTTTGTCTTTGAAACTCTAATTGAAATATAACTTTGCTTTTATAACTTTGCTTTTATAACTTTGCTTTTATAAGTTTGCTTTTATAAGTTTGCTTTTACAAGTCTGctaattaaatgtttttgcttCTGTAGCGTATTTTCTTCAAAATAATGAAATTTTAATCAATGCCACTTACAATTATGAAATTGTAAAATTAAGGTATGCTACTGTTATGTGTGGTATTTAAGGAATTCACACACTCGCACTAACATCGACACCTAAGCACCAACACCGCACTAACATCATTGATTAGTAACTACGATGTCCCGTTCTATCCAGACTATGCTTTTATGATTAGTCTCAAAGGCAAGCCGCCTTGTTTTGTTATAGTTGTCAAGAGTTGAGAGTTCAATTTATAGGACTTGACTCAGATCTTTAGTGCAAGTCTAACTATGCTAGTTCTGAGATGTGAatgtagcaataaaaatattctttatTCTCATGAACCAAAACCTAATACAAAGAtagcaaaattctaaaataaagcaaagtAACAATAAGTAGTAAAAGctaagtaataaaatatatcttacGCCAATGGCCATGTCTGTCTTGAACAATGTTGTGGGGTATGTATTTAACAAACAATATATGAGCAGAcatgccaacccaagagtggggcaatgcgtgagatttggttttggagcaattgatgtatcaatggtagtatatataaaattgtggaaattggggcaaaaatctcgcgcatttctcacgcattttcattttttcttagGAGTGATTGcatgagtctcacgcccaatgcatgATAGTTGGCAGATATGTATATGAGCGCTATCGTTGAGTAAACTTTTATTTAGATTGAAAGCCGATTGGCCGCATGCCAAAACCGGAAACCGAAAGTATAGGTATTACAAACGTTAGCTAACTAAAACCAGAGTACATAGTGTAGACAACTTCAACACATCTCTCTTTCTACAAAAGAACAAAAACACATTCTAGATGAAGCACTACATTTAACATCAGATTTCACAACATGAAAAGTCAATCACTGGTGTACCCTAAATTAATACATAACATAACCATCAAACCGCGATGGACAGGTTCTAACCTGGCTGGTTGAGCTGGTGTGGCAGCAGTGTTTGGATTTGAACAAGCGGGTACAGTGTCACTGTTATGTCCGATATCTCCACCATTTACGTGTGCTGTGCTTGGCTGAGACTCTTCTAGTTCATTGGGAATATCCATAGATATATGTGTTCTGATATCAAAGTCCTTTCTAATCTGTCTACGGTTTCTTCAATATCTAGCATCTGTGTCCACATCTTTCACCACATAACTTCACCCAGTTCTCTTTAGAACCATTGCTAGTAGCCACAAATTGCTAGCAGTGTTTTGTATCCTTACATGGTCTCCAGGTCTTAAAGGTGTGAGGTCTCGAGCACCTTTAAGACCTTTAAGCTCTTTGCTGCTTGGAGACCAACATATGTGCCTGGTTAATGTTGACTTGTTTTCCTTGCTACCTCTGGGGAAGGCAGAAGTGTTCTTGTTCTTCTACCAAGCAGTCTCATTGCTGGTGATGGTATTCCCTCTCTTCTAGACGTGTTTCGATAATGAATCAGTGCCAGATAAGGGTCATTTGACTTGGCTAGCAGACCGTTGAGGATTCCTACTGCACATTCTGCTAGCCCATTTGATTGAGCATACTGGGGACTTTAGGTACGAGGTTCAAATTGCCATGCAGACAAGAAGTCTTTAAACATGCCGCTAGATAACTGAGGCCCATTGTCACTAACCACTTTGAGAGATATCCCTTGTCTAGCAAAGATTGACTTGACACGAGCTGTTACAGTCGAACTAGTTGTATTGTTCAGCTTCCAGTACTCAATAAATCCACTGTAATAGTCCTCAACTATGAGAAAATGTTGATTTTTGTGTTGAAGTAAGTCTATTCCTACAGTCTCCCACGGCAATTCTGGTGTTTCCACAGGCTGTAGTGTCTCTTTTTTTATTTCGCTGATACTGACTACATTTATCACAGGATTGTACAGTATCTATAATTTCTGCTGACATCTCTGACAAGTGCACAAAATCCTTGGCTTTCTTGATGCACAATGTCTGACCAAGGTAAGGCTGGTGTATCACTTGCAACATGTGTTTCCTCAGAGTTCTAGGTACAACAATGTGTTGATCTTTGAATACCAAACCATCATATTCTGTAAGAGAATGTTGTACACACCAATATGGTCTCACATCCTCATCCAGTTCTTTTCTACTATCAGGCCAACCAGCACTAATCACCCTGTGTAGTTTTTAAAGTTGACTATCGCTAGAGGTAGCTTTTCTAAGCTCAGCTTGCTGTTTTTCTGTAGAGTGTAGAACAGGAAGGCAGTTCAGACTTAAAATTTCCTCACCTAATAACTGCTCACTCTTTCTGTATGTAGCTCTGCTCAGTGTATCGGCAATATATAGTTTTTCACCCCACTTGTATGTTACTTTTAGAGTAGCGTCATATGGCATCAATCTCCAAATTAGGTTGAGTAACCTGGGAGGTATCTTGTCAATCGGTTTGCCTAAGATGTTGCTAAGAGGATTGTGGTAAGTTTCAACAGTAAAGTTTTCTCCATAAATGTATCTGTGAAAGTTTTCTGCTCTAAACACAGCAGCTCACATTTCTTTCTCTATCTGAAACCAATCTTTTTCtgtgcttttaagagctttggAGGCATATGCCACTGGTCTTCCGTCTTGAAGGATTGCTGCCCCAATAGTTGACTTTTTAGAGTCAGCTGTAATGAGAACAGGAATTGTGACATCGTAGTACTTCAAAACAGGCGTTGAGGAAATTGCATCCTTGATTTTTCTGAAGTTCTTATCCTGCTGTTGAGTCCAAATAAAGCCAGAGACTTTCTCAGTCATCATTCGCAGCTCACCTAAATGCTCGCAAAGATTTGGCACAAACTTTGTGAGATAGTTAACCATACCtattattctctgcacttctTTCTTGTCTGTTGGAGGTTCCAGATTGTGTATGACAGAAACATTGCACGAATCGGGTTTTACTCTGTTAGCTGAAATATTACGTCCAATATACTTCACTTGAGATACAGCAATCTGGGACTTCTGTTTGTTTAGCTCCAACCCATGTTGTCTGCATCGTTCTAGCAccaacttaaaggttgacttgcaacaaaattcacattacagttatttggtaccaaaagattcactatgtcttactctgatgtgttgtaggtgcaaaatatgtggaaatgtgattacaagctcttaaaagctcaaaagcgaacagttaatcgccgccatcatgaaactgacgtagatcggaatcagtttatttcttttacgtagtcattacatttggttattgttttgacatgtgatgttatcacgtgaattcaaaggccaataaaaggctcaatataaaacttctcgtagcactagtttatgacaaacacttcaggttttaccgaagacccctgtatcaaatatagatgctcactactacagttttgtttcagcttggtctaatcgtctagtcgtaatctgatcatgtggcccatacttcgcgaataatttctgcagcatttttcaattatcacaggtgaccaacaggctcgtcatgtttatcagacaatgatatgtactccttcgagctaaggttaaataattaaatgaatttttacggtaggttataagatatcagtgctgaaagtgacagcattacaatgacgatgaaacagccgtataagaacaatagacatggttttattgaatgtgcaaaatatatttgtgaaaatatttcgaggaatgaggttgcgtgaaagtgtaaacagaagccatattgtacaactacctcccatttgagccattttggaaagagattctaatctacagcggtCTTGTGATggccgcgattaactgttcgtttttgagtttttaggggcttgtaatcacatttctacatattttgaacctacaaaacggcagagtaagacatagcaAATCTTTAGATaccaaaataactgtaatgtgaattttgttgcgagtcaacctttaagtctcTTAATGTGTTCTTCAAGAGTCTCGGCATATATCAGTATGCTATTCATGATCACTGCCGCACCATCCAGACTTTCGAGTAGCCTCTCTATCGCAGCCTGAAACAGTTCAGGACCAAAAGGTAACCTTGTGAATGCAAATCTACCCAATGGGCCGTTAAAAGTTGTCAAAAAGCTACTAGGCTTGTCTAGTTTCAATTGCCAAAACTCTTTATAAGCAGCTAATACGCTAAAAATTTTAGCATCAGGCATCCTAGCAGTAATGGAATCTATGGTAGGCAATGGGTAATGTGCGGCTTTACAGCTTTGTTTACGATTGTTGGGTCAATACAAATCCTAATGCTACCATCAGGTTTCTTGACCAGCACTAAGCTATTGACCCAGTCAGTTGGCTCAGTTACTTTGACAATGATACTCTGTGATTCGATTTGTCTAAGCTCTTCTATAACTTTATCTTGAACTGGTTCGGGTATCACTCTTGGAGCGTGTACAACAGGAGTGTagatagtatttatttttatagaatacTCAGCCTCAATACAGCCTAGTCCATCAAATACATCTGAGTAATCCTTAAGATGATTGTTACTGTCCGTTTTACTTGTAGTAGAGTATATTTGGTTGAGTTTAGCCAACAGTCCTAGATTAACACATGTTTCACCACCTAAAACAGCTCTTCTACCTTCTGGCACAACCATAAACTTCAGAAGTAAGCTTTTGTCATTTATTCTAGCGGTAGCTGTAACCTGTCCTGATGGCACAAGGTGATCACCAGAGTAGGAATATAAAGTGGTGCTGCAAAGTTGCACTGGTAGGTTCATCTGGCTTACTATTTGTACCGGAAGTGTATTGCCCTCTGCTCCTGTATCTAGCAGCATTGAAACTGTTGTGTTATTGATCTCAATGTCCGTAGTCCAGTCTGTTGGGTTAGGTTGAGAACTATTCACACACTCAACAAACAAAGAGTCACATTGGCTACAAGCAATAGACTTTGGTGAAAAGCAGCATTTCTCAAAATGATTGAACTTGTATCAGTTGCTACAGATCTGTCCTTTTGCTGGACACACATCAAGTGGATGTTTGGTTTGGCTTCCACACCTAGAGCATTTACTTGACTGGTGTTTTCTAGATTGACCGACTCAACGGTACGCACTGTTCTACCGTGCGTACGCACGGTACGCACTAACTGCATCTATTGAGACACTTTCATTACTATTTTCACATTTAACTGCTTCTTCCAAACGCCTAAACATTTCTACAACATTGTCCAATTCAACTTTCTCCATCTGCCTAATTTTCGCAACGATGTTAGCATCGTCTAAGCTTAGTATACCAGAGTGTGTAATATCAACGTTTCGGTCCGCTCACCAAACTCACAATGGCGTGCTCTTTTCTTCAACTCAGTCAGATATTCATCTATAGTAGCATGATTTTGCTTGCAGTTGAGAAAATGGTCTCTTGAGTTAAACAGACTACGCCTTGGCTTGCAAAAGCTGTCAAAATTCTCCAGTACATCAGCAAATACGTTTTTACTTTTGCCAGTTGCATACGTGAATGTTTTGTAGATGTCTTTGCGTCTCTCACCAATAGTCCGCAATAACAGTGCTATCTTGACTTTGTCATCAGCTTTATCCTTGTCAATAGCTGCCAACAAATGTGTAAAGTCTTTTTTGCAAGCCTCCCATTCTGCTGGCAAATCTACTTCTGCCAATGGCTTAGGAGCCAAGAACTGATATCCACTAGCCATAGCAACGTTAATGCAGTCGTAGCATatgttccatatatatatatatatatatatatatatatatatatatatatatatatatatatatatatatatatatatatatatatatatatacatgtatacatacatgtatgtatatatgacaATTACATAGATCTGAAAATTACACTAAATTGCCTTGAACGAATGGGCTCAACAAGTTCCTGGAGCTTGTGTTatggtagcctgtcttgacaagctgttgttttgcgtagttgtacccccgtcgagcggcgagcaacaacagcttgtcacaagacgtactgcacctgatgcatcagctgcacttatagggagttgttctcttccgtctacgcggcttggccgcgatgttatgtcggtcgctccattggtaatcatgacggatttcacgcaaaaatttatgtagaaaaaaaacaagattacaacgtttaaccaaaaatCAGTTTCTGTGAtgaactttagtagaacttaagaataaaataaactcaaaataaaatccataaggacaaataaaactgactgatacaaaaatagggacgagtataactggagtggctcagaacctggtcacgtgacggggaattttctgtttttgtctaatatttaatatctcatgCCAAATCTTACCATTTTTTTcgagatttatatttttttatacatttctctatgtttatatacattttccaaatacctctctgtgtacaataatcttatgcaagattctgcaactatttatgcacatttttgcataatatctTATCTTATATTTCTTAACGGTATTGGGTTATTAGTAGTGGGTTATTGCAATATTGCTGTGATAGAATATAGCATTGTAGCCAGTGTCTAATATTAATCATGATACACGATTaaatgcaactgggcatgtgcaagacatgtgacaaaaacagaaaattcccccgtcaagtgaccaggttctgagccactccagttatactcgtcccaaaaatagaaataaaactgactgagtgcacaaataacgacatgtttagtcgctgttgttgcctaagttctcaaattctaatatagtttactgcagagagggttcgccagttaaacgttcttatcttaatttttctacataaatttttgcgtgaaatccgttatgattaccaatggagcgaccggaataacatcgcggccaagccgcgtagacggaagagaacaactccctataagtgcagctgatgcatcaggtgcagtacgtcttgtgacaagctgttgttgctcgccgctcgacgggggacaactacgcaaaaacaacagcttgtcgaGACAGGCTAGGGTTATGGTagtacagcctgaagaatgcaaaACCATGAAGCTGACAGAAGTTTAAAACAAAGATAAGTAGACATTTAAACCTCATTGTATATTTGaactttataattattattatgtacatacatgtcatttaaatataaactaattagtgatattgataaaaaaacaaaagttgatTACACATAATAAAATCTGTAATTCATATGCTCAGCTAAACTGATTTTGCTGGCCAATATTTTATGATGAGCATCATGTTTCGAATGGTAAATGGagttttttctattttgattaaTTGTAATTAatgaaatagaaataaaactatgCACCTAGAAGTGTGCGCTGTTATCACCTAAACAACATTATTGATTtcaaacatttatagtaattgtaACAGAATTAACAGGCGAACCTTTCCACAAACAACCAGTTTGATAGATATCACAGCTTCTAATTATTGGTATTTACAATTAAAACATACACTGCAAACTCACATGTATTCTAGTAGATAACATCTTCTTTCTTACCTGAAATAGATTGAATCACTTTTCACACTGAAAATCAAGCTGTCCTCTTTCTGTAGCTTTGTGGTATTCTTTAACAGATATGGATTTAACGCATTTATGTAAATACCACCATCTTTGactatcacgttgaaaacgccaggtCTCGTCTGATctctgaagctaagcaacgtcgagcctggttagtacttggatgggtgaccgcctgggactCACTCTATCACACTTAAGGCTAGCAAATACTTGAGTGAATATGGAGAAAAGAAATTGAGAGTTGTGTAATGGGTATGGCCTGTACATTTACACAATATTAAGAACAGCAATATTTCGGATCTGAAGAAAAGCAGAATTTAAACCAAATTCAGTACACCAGGAATTAAGCCTGttatttgacattttaaagatgaactcacacaaaactttaaaaggttttattagaaagtatttatgttttttatcatttgagattattttcgatgtttgaggtgatttgattgccactatgtttcaagattgaaatcgataaaacttgattgtgatgAAAATGGCAGAAGAATAAATCGtgcgaaatgacgtcactagagACTATCATTGTCAAAGTTGATATAGGCTATTGTGCTCGAGTTGTAGCATTACGCGCCTCTAGTCTTTTGGTCTCCGCAATTATAGACGCCATATTTGCACTTTCAATTAATAATTGTGATTTTgttcttaaaacatcctggtaatcagatcacctcaaacaaaaaacaatcgcaaatgatagagaaataccgataatttgtgataaaatctgcaaaaaattTGTGAGTCATTTTTAGGCTTCGAGTAGATTTTTTTGCTCTgccatatttttacatatttatcaATGATTGCTTCACAGCACAACCAGTCACACGTAAGAGGTTCTTATAGAGCAATGTATCAGTTTTGGTTAAAAGTTTTGTGAAAGGTGAAAATTGTGCATGCGGCCACTTCAACATGTTATCAGAATTTCACGAAATTTCCAACAACATTTTAATGTTGTCTAAGCAATAGAAACTTTGTGATGTAAAGTTGAGCACAtgtataactacatgtagttaataCATGTATGCAGAGTTTCTGGCAAATAATGAGCTGTCAATgtaacatttatatacatgaagCTATTAAGGAATAGTGTATTTTAAGATGAGAGGCAGgatatataataaaagataaGCAGGTAATACATAAATAgggcattaaatttaaaagtttcacCTCAACTAACATTTGATATAAAATCTTTTCAGttcactaaaattttgtggTAAAATTTTTTCAACGCCTTTTTCTCCGTCGTCTGCGCTTTTTGCTACTAGTGTTTGAATTGGCTTCTTTTGGTTGAGTGCTTTCCAGCTTTGTATCTGTTGACTTTGACTCGAGCTCATCCTTGAGTGCAGGTTGATAGCTAAATTCTGAATCACATTCTAGACCAGGTTCCAAGTCTGATTCTGGATCTGGCTTTAGATTAGACTCTGGATCAGGCTTTAGATTAGATTCTAGAGCAGGCTTTGGATTAGATTCTAGTGCAAGCTTTGAATTGGACTCTGAATCAGGCTTTGGATTAGATTCTGGAGTAGGCTTTGGATTGGACTCTGAATCGCCTTCTACATCAGTTTTTGAACCCAAGTTTAGATCAGATTCTTTTCCTAGTTCTGGATCTTGTTCTAGATCTGAATTTGAATCTAACTTTAAATCAAATTCTATACCAAATTCTTCATTAGGTTCCAGATAAGATTTTGAATCTAATTTTAAACTGATATCTATATCACATTCCGGATAAGCTTT of the Watersipora subatra chromosome 4, tzWatSuba1.1, whole genome shotgun sequence genome contains:
- the LOC137394001 gene encoding uncharacterized protein, with product MASGYQFLAPKPLAEVDLPAEWEACKKDFTHLLAAIDKDKADDKVKIALLLRTIGERRKDIYKTFTYATGKSKNVFADVLENFDSFCKPRRSLFNSRDHFLNCKQNHATIDEYLTELKKRARHCEFGERTETQCDSLFVECVNSSQPNPTDWTTDIEINNTTVSMLLDTGAEGNTLPVQIVSQMNLPVQLCSTTLYSYSGDHLVPSGQVTATARINDKSLLLKFMVVPEGRRAVLGGETCVNLGLLAKLNQIYSTTSKTDSNNHLKDYSDVFDGLGCIEAEYSIKINTIYTPVVHAPRVIPEPVQDKVIEELRQIESQSIIVKVTEPTDWVNSLVLVKKPDGSIRICIDPTIAAIERLLESLDGAAVIMNSILIYAETLEEHIKRLKANRVKPDSCNVSVIHNLEPPTDKKEVQRIIGMVNYLTKFVPNLCEHLGELRMMTEKVSGFIWTQQQDKNFRKIKDAISSTPVLKYYDVTIPVLITADSKKSTIGAAILQDGRPVAYASKALKSTEKDWFQIEKEIGFIEYWKLNNTTSSTVTARVKSIFARQGISLKVKNKNTSAFPRGSKENKSTLTRHICWSPSSKELKGLKGARDLTPLRPGDHIRKDFDIRTHISMDIPNELEESQPSTAHVNGGDIGHNSDTVPACSNPNTAATPAQPARKRDVLKLSTLCTLVLVS